The following coding sequences lie in one Anas platyrhynchos isolate ZD024472 breed Pekin duck chromosome 15, IASCAAS_PekinDuck_T2T, whole genome shotgun sequence genomic window:
- the LOC101805005 gene encoding galanin receptor type 1 has protein sequence MNSSPPVPRAPPGLLQLWQEENQTQGGLWNGSQELGWEELEKMLFLFAKEPVTISLTAMYLVSFVVGFVGNIMSIRVLTRKRPSRASSLSATRSLLINLAVCDLMVVCVCMPITVGNLIYKAWVYGDFLCRAVPFIQAVSVSASVLSLTVISVNRYYSVHNPLNARSFFTQKRILSTILVVWLLSSGICMPLIFMNRRDEIGVVEGLPLVFSICREIWPQERLKQAYNFLLFCALYCLPVLFNMVICFLTVRRLWSRGSQLKESSALNRSLPASRLKIRKKVAQMVVALVLLFAISWLPVYLMDIWIDFNIPKSLQDVTPSPWILQLRPFAQWLGLNNSSLNPICYCFVGNLYRSAKEMKSKYHQRMVSLFNFSLSEGTTRSSVPELLSYQSSMQPARKGPSATGRRFQGGQGNKNKCGRLNSCQHPPLNTVSSENTSL, from the coding sequence ATGAATTCCTCGCCCCCCgtcccccgggccccccccggcttgctgcagctctggcaggagGAGAACCAGACCCAAGGTGGGCTGTGGAAcgggagccaggagctgggctgggaagagcTGGAGAAGATGCTCTTCCTCTTCGCCAAGGAGCCCGTCACCATCAGCCTGACGGCCATGTACCTGGTGTCCTTCGTGGTGGGCTTCGTGGGCAACATCATGTCCATCAGGGTGCTCACTCGCAAGCGCCCGAGCCGGGCGTCCAGCCTGAGTGCCACCCGCAGCCTCCTCATCAACCTGGCCGTGTGCGACCTGATGGTGGTGTGCGTCTGCATGCCCATCACCGTGGGGAACCTCATCTACAAAGCCTGGGTGTACGGGGACTTCCTCTGCCGGGCCGTGCCCTTCATCCAGGCCGTTTCGGTCTCTGCCAGCGTCCTCAGCCTGACCGTCATCAGTGTGAACCGGTACTACAGCGTGCACAACCCGCTCAACGCCCGCTCTTTCTTCACCCAGAAGCGGATCCTCAGCACCATCCTGGTGGTGTGGCTGCTGTCCTCGGGGATCTGCATGCCGCTCATCTTCATGAACAGACGGGATGAGATCGGGGTGGTGGAGGGCCTGCCCCTGGTGTTCTCCATCTGCAGGGAGATCTGGCCTCAGGAGAGGCTCAAGCAAGCCTACAACTTTCTGCTCTTCTGTGCTCTCTACTGCCTGCCGGTCCTGTTCAACATGGTCATCTGCTTCCTCACGGTGCGCCGGCTGTGGAGCCGCGGCAGCCAGCTGAAGGAGAGCAGTGCCCTGAACCGCTCTCTGCCGGCCTCCCGGCTGAAGATCCGGAAGAAGGTGGCCCAGATGGTGGTGGCCCTGGTCCTGCTCTTCGCCATCTCCTGGCTGCCCGTCTACCTGATGGACATCTGGATCGATTTCAACATCCCCAAGTCCCTGCAGGATGTGACTCCTTCTCCTTGGATCCTGCAGCTCAGGCCCTTTGCCCAGTGGCTCGGCCTCAACAATTCCAGCCTCAACCCTATATGCTATTGCTTTGTTGGGAACCTCTACAGGTCAGCCAAGGAGATGAAGAGCAAATACCACCAAAGAATGGTTTCTCTCTTTAACTTCTCTCTGTCTGAGGGGACAACCCGTTCCTCGGtcccagagctgctctcttACCAGAGCTCCATGCAGCCTGCGAGGAAAGGACCCTCTGCCACGGGCAGGAGGTTTCAGGGAGGGCAGGGCAATAAGAACAAGTGTGGGCGCTTGAATTCTTGCCAGCATCCACCCCTGAACACTGTCTCCAGCGAGAACACTTCCTTGTAA
- the GRIFIN gene encoding grifin, protein MALRFEALYPEGMCPGWSVVVKGETSSSTSMFEINFLSYPGDQIAFHFNPRFASSRIVCNSFLANHWGREEVNSTFPFEAKEPFQVEIYSDHDYFHIFIDEHKILQYKHRQKQLSSITKLQILNDITISSVEITKRGLY, encoded by the exons ATGGCACTGCGG TTCGAGGCCCTGTACCCTGAGGGGATGTGTCCCGGCTGGAGCGTCGTGGTCAAGGGCGAAACCAGCTCCAGCACAAGCAT gtttgaaattaatttcctcAGTTATCCTGGAGACCAAATTGCTTTCCACTTTAACCCCCGCTTCGCCAGCTCCAGGATTGTCTGCAACTCCTTCCTGGCCAACCactgggggagggaagaggttAACAGCACCTTCCCCTTCGAAGCAAAGGAGCCCTTCCAG GTGGAAATCTACTCCGACCACGATTATTTCCACATTTTCATTGATGAACACAAAATCTTGCAGTACAAGCATCGGCAAAAACAGCTCTCATCCATCACCAAGCTGCAGATTCTCAACGATATCACCATTTCTTCAGTGGAAATCACCAAACGAGGCCTTTACTAG